CTGGATACAACACTTGGGTTGGGACAGCAAAGGAAACCGGGTGATAGCCTGGCACCTGTACCAAGGACCTGGGCAGTGGCGAGGTGAATTCCCTCTTGTGGAACAATGTGAGACACATAGGCAGGTAAAGCAACAAAGGAGAAACCAACTGGAGCTTCCTCTGTGTCACGGCCATTTCATTGGCATGTCAAGTTGttcaggagctctgcaggatgTGACCATGGCTGCTGGCACTGACAGGTTGTTGTTACAAGCTATCACCAGTCTGATACCTGCTGGAGCTTCATGTGTCCTTGGACTGGGGAATTCTATGACTGAAGTGGAAATGAGAACTGTCTCCAGCTCCCAACTCAGAACAGCAATGCCCAGACAAGAGCTTGTTAGCATCATACTGTTCCTTCCTTACAGCTGCTGTCTTCCaccagaaataaacaaacaggTGACCCAGATCCTTGGAGGATGAGCTGTGTGAGTCCTGTCACCTTGCACACCGAGCAGGGTGTCTCTCCTGCCACCTTCCTGCTAGGGCTGACTCAGTCTCCATGCAGGATCTTCTCCTGAGGCAGGAACACTGCCATAGCATGACACCTAGGTGTGGTAGCATAGCTGCTCCGAGGGCTGAGGACATCGGATCAGATCCAGggattttgtggttttctcagTCCTTGCCTGCCTCAGGAGTTTCACAACTGCCCCATTCTCCTCCCACACTTGGAACTTTGCTGCTTGTGAACACCTGATGCTGATAAAACAGTCCACGTTCTGATGAGGTTCAGGGCTGTGACATATATGGAATGCAGGATTTTGCCAATTGTTCTAGAAGTTGGAGTTCCAGGAATTGTCAGTAAGTGATGCTGTGTGGGCCAAGGTCTTGGCTAAAATCAGAGCTTGACAGTGCTCCTATGCTTCCTGGGGATTTCTGGAACAGCCAGTCATGTGGATGTGATCACTTGGTCAGCTGATGACATAGAGGCTCCGAGACTGGCTGAGGTCAGAACAGGCTTGCCAACTTTTCTCCAGTTCCTTGAAGTGTGATGCAGTTGCCCCTGCCTCCAAAGGGCAGCTGTCTCAGCTGTCCTCGCTGTGTCACATCTTGAGATGGCTTTGAGTACTCCTGAACTGGAGGTGCTGGCACCCTCCAGGCACCCCCCACCACTGTCAGTGGGCAGGCAAGGCGGGCTGTGCTGTACTGGGCAGCTGGGGGTCCCATGGTGTTCTGAGTGTGGGGTGGGCAGCTCTTGTGTGGGGGtggacagagctgctggacagGCCCCAGAGCCACTGGGCATTTGCTCTAAGCATCAAGGCCACAGCTCTGTTCAGTTGgtctgtgctgctttgaagGACGTTTTGTTGTTTGTGCTGGAGGGGGCTGCTGAAGGGGTCTGccctctgtgctgtgcattGTCCTTACTGCAGATTTCTGACAGCTCTTACCTCTCCTGAGTACTCTAAAGTCTGTCTTTCCTGAGTGGTATTTCTGGCTTCTCTTCAGGGGGTTCACACCATCCTTTGGGTTTCAGGGGCATTTTCTcagatgtttttttctcctccttcctgtgCAGAGGCAAGTGGAGACAAGTGTCCGCAGTAAGATCCTATACCTCATCCAGGCCTGGGCTCATGCCTTCCGCAATGAGCCCAAGTACAAGGTGGTGCAGGACACCTATCAGATAATGAAGGTTGAAGGTGAGGACTGTTGTCACAGGTGAGGGGACACCTGatgaagcagctctgctctgcaggagcctTGGCAGTTCCCTGCCTGATGCGAGCAAAATCCGGACTTGCAGCACTGAGCTCTTCCTTGGTTCCCAATACCCAATGAACCCCTCAGGGTGACTAAATCCCGCTGCAGAGATGGGACAGTCCCGTGGTCCCAGGACCGGGGCTGCCTTGCTGTGGGCCTCCAGCATACCCAGTGCCTCAGGGCTGGCAGGAAGACCTGAAAAGCAGGAACTGCAACTTTTCTTGGGGAGACTGGCAGCAAGTCATCGTGTCCTCTGGGAAGGGATTTGCTGTGGGGCAGTTCCTTCCTCACAGGCTTTTGTTCCTGCTCCCAGGATGGGTCCACGCTCCCACTTTCTGACAGTGTTAGTGTgacattttcccttctgtcccAGGACAGCAAGGGCAGGGACAcgctgctgcctctgcttcctgctgtgcACCAGAAACTCTGCAGGCAGTGGCAGAAGCTTGGAGGGTCAGTCCCCCATCCTGAGCTGGTGCTGCCAAACTCTGGCCCTTCAAGGACTGAGACTCACAGCCTTGCCTGCCCATCCAGCGGGCTTTTTATCCCCCTCAGTTCAATGTACTGAGAAATAATAAGCCTTATCCAGAGGCCTGTGATGTCCCTTGTGGGTGTGTAAGGGAAACAATTGGCCCTTGACCAGTACCTCCCTCTGACACACCATGGCTGAGGGGTGCCTGCTGGTGTGTCAGAGGGAGGTACTGGTCAAGACAAGAGGTGGTGCTGACCTCGCACCTGTAGCATAAGCTTGCAGGCACCGTGGCCTCCCTGTGCCAGAGGACTCCTCTCACAACGGGACTCCGTTTCCTCTCCCGCAGGTCACGTCTTCCCGGAGTTCAAGGAGAGTGATGCCATGTTCGCTGCCGAGAGGGTGAGCTCTGTGGTGGGGGGGAGCAGCTGGCACTGTGGGACAGACCTGTTTCCCCATCCCCTTCCTGCCAAACCTGCAGGTCTTGCATTCCTCCGTTTTGTGTGGATTGGAGGCCTTGCTGGGAGAACTGACCAGGACAGGGAGTCAGACCCATCATTCTTCCTGCTCACTGGCCCTACAGCAGCTTGGCAGGCTGGACGTGgcagcagggcactgctgaagTGATTGCTGTGCAGATGCTTTCCTAGCAAATCTTGTACTGACTGGGAAAGCATCACAATCTCTAAGGAACATGAGATAACTTCTGGGGATTAATATTTCCTGTGGAGCTGCAAATGCCTCCAGTCTCCCTCGTGAGGCATGAGAGCCTTGTTAGCCATCAGAGCTCCTGAAAGGCTCAGTGCAGACACACTCCTCCCTCCTTATGCAATTTCCCTTGACCCTGACAGGCTCCAGACTGGGTGGATGCAGAGGAGTGTCACAGGTGCCGAGTGCAGTTTGGCGTTGTGACGCGGAAGgtgggtgctgctcctgctcctctgggtTCCCTGCTCTACACAGCCCTTGGGACTTGCAGAACTCCCTGCAGGACTTGCTATGTGGAAGTGTGTTGGGGACAGACCATgtttcctggctgctggcagggaaatgCCAGGAGTGTCTGAGTGATGTTGGCTAAAGGAGAAGGAATGTCTTGCCACCACACTCATGTCTCTCGTCCTTCACAGCACCACTGCCGGGCCTGCGGGCAGATCTTCTGTGGGAAATGCTCCTCCAAATATTCCACCATCCCCAAGTTCGGGATTGAGAAGGAAGTGAGAGTCTGTGAGCCCTGCTATGAGCATCTCAACAAGTCAGTACCCTTCGTGGTGGGTTTCTTTGCCTGTGACAGGTGGGACCGTGAGGGAGGAAGCATGGTGTGGAGCtagctccctgcagagcacaaCGGGGGCTTCCCAGGCtgtgcaggctgggctgggccctcTTCCTTCCTGGGAGTGGGGTTTGCCACTGGAACATTGTGCAGAACTGGGCTCTGGTGCAGAGGAAGGAGCATTCAGTCCATACTGTTACCTGTCACTACAGGAAAACTGAGGGTaaagctgctgccacctctgaACTGCCCCCTGAGTACCTGACCAGCCCCCTCTCTCAGCAGTCCCAGGTGAGTGGCTGCCCCATAGGTGATCTGGTGATCCCGACCTGTTTGTTTATTCCATTACTGACCACCTCCTCGTCTTTCCACTTCCAGCTGCCTCCAAAGCGCGATGAGACAGCTCTGCAAGAGGAAGAGGAACTCCAGCTGGCTATTGCCTTGTCTCAGTCAGAggctgaggagaaggagagaatgGTTTGTTCCCTGCTGGGATCTGAGAGGGGTTGTTGCTCTTCGGCCCAGCTATGCTGGGCCATAACAGATCTCTGGATATGTCCTGATGTGAGCGAGGCTCAAAGCCTGTGGAATGAGAGGGTGaaagcagagccaggcacaggCTGTGTTGTGGTTGGTTTGGAGAAGCCTGGACTCTATCTGAGTTggcagttttctcttttgcagaggcagaaaacaaCCTACTCCATGTACCCTAAGGCTGAGCCCACTCCTGTCACATCATCGGCTCCCCCAGCCAGCACGCTCTACTCCCCACCTGTGGTATGTCCGTGGCAGCTCCTGTACATGAAGTGGCTGGACACAGGCCACTTCCTGAGCCCGAGTCTGCCCTGCTTGTGTCCAATTTAATCCCCATTCTGAGGGAAAATATTTGCTCCATTCAACCCCTTGCTCATTCACTGTGTTTTGAGCAAGAAGATGTGTTCTCAGCTGGCACTTACTTGCCTCCACTGCCTCCCAGCTTGTGTCCCCTTTGAGGCTCTCACTGTTGCTCAGCACTGGTGGTTATACATGGCCAGGTCCGAGCTGAACATCTGTGTGGGACCTGGGGATCTCTGATTTTGCTGAACTGCATTTCTCCGTTTGTCTCTTTCCAGAATTCCTCTGCTCCCTTGGCCGAGGACATTGACCCAGAGGTAAGAATCCTGGCTCTGCTAGTCTGCAGCACAGGCTTGCTGCTGCAACTCAGTGATGctcatcttccttctcttcctggcAGCTGGCTCGGTACCTGAACCGTAACTACTGGGAGAAGAAACAGGAGGAGGTTCGCAAGAGCCCCACGCCGTCAGCACCCCTGTCCCTGACGGAGCCAGCTGTGCAGCCTGGGGAAGCCCACCCTGCCCCTCTTGGGGTGGTTGAGGTAAGAGGGTGCCCGGGCCTGAGTCTGGCACCTACCGAGGGGCAAGAAGCACCCTACTCTTTGGCTCTGCAAGCTGGCTGCTGTCTCTTGGCACTGGGAGGTCCCAGCTGACAGGCTGCCCCAtccttccttccagcagcagtaCCAGAACGGTGAGTCCGAGGAGAACCATGAGCAGTTCCTGAAGGCACTGCAGAACGCGGTCACCACGTTTGTCAACCGCATGAAGAGCAACCACATGCGAGGCCGCAGCATCACCAACGACTCTGCCGTGTTGTCCCTCTTCCAGTCCATCAACAACATGCACCcgcagctgctggagctgctcaacCAGCTGGACGAGCGCAGGCGTGcgtgggagctgggggagctgctggccctgggcgtgggtgggcagcagccagggcttcCACCGTGTCAGGGTTCAGCATTCCCATGACACAGTCTCACTGGAGAGAAGCTAGTGTGGAGTGCAGAGACAGTCTGAGTGCTCTGTCCCCATGTTCCTGAGgctgtcccttccctccccagtgTACTATGAAGGCCTGCAGGACAAACTGGCCCAGATCCGGGATGCGCGTGGGGCTCTGAACGCGCTGCGGGAGGAGCACCAGGAGAAGCTGCGCCGTGCAGCGGAGGAGGCGGAGCGGCAGCGCCAGATCCAGCTGGCACAGAAGCTGGAGATCATGAGGCAGAAGAAGCAGGTGAGGCAGGGAAGCATGTCCAGGGTATTCCGGGCCTGCCTGCACTGTggcccagctcagggctggcagggatggCTTCCCTGGAAGGAGGGGTTGTGTGGTGGTATGGCTTCCAGCCACCACAGCCCTGTTCCCACAGGAGTACCTGGAGATGCAGCGTCAGTTGGCCATCCAGCgactgcaggagcaggagaaggagaggcagctgcgcctggagcagcagaagcagaccATCCAGATGAGAGCCCAGATGCCAGCTTTCTCACTGCCTTATGCCCAGGTACAGCTGCTGGGGTAGGCACCCCCCTGTCAGGTTCCAGGAACTGTGGCCTTAAGCTGGCTTTCCTCCTCCCACCAGCTCCAGGCCATGCCCGCAGCCAGTGGGGTGATCTACCAGCCCTCTGGGCCCACCAGCTTCCCTGGCACCTTCAGCCCAGCTGGCTCCGTGGAGGGCTCTCCCATGCACAGCGTGTACATGAACCAGGCTGCACAAGGGGGAACTGGGCCCTACACGGCTATGCCCGTCACCGGGACTGGTACGCTGGGCAGCTCAGCCTCTGGGGGTAGGGGTGAGCCTAAGGCAGTTGCTCCAACCTCTGCTCTCTCCACCCAGATCCCAGCATGGTGAATGCCTACATGTACCAGCCGGGCGCCAGCGGTGGGCAGGGGCCTCAGCAGGGGCCGGCGGTGCCCACCACCACTCCTGCATATTCATCCTACCAGCCCACACCCACACAGGGCTACCAGGCAAGTGAGGCAGTGCAGCCTGCAGCCAACTGGGACAAGGCCTGGGGTgttctgtggggctgggcaATGTACCCCAACTCGGCAATGGGATCTCTGAGCAGGAGGGGGAGGGGCTGGTTGGTTCCAGATCTCCAGatctgctgctcttgctgtggAAGTGGGATGGAGTCAGATCCATTTCTGGGCACAAGGGCCTTGTTTGGAGATGTGAGCCAttgctgcctgtgccacctCTCACCAGCCTCTCCCCACAGACTGCAGCCTCACAGTCGCAGAGCATCCCAGCCATCTCCCAGGCACCCCAGTCGGGCACCATGGGCTACATGGGCAGCCAGTCTGTCTCCATGGGCTACCAGCCCTACAGCATGCAGGTGAGCGCTCCCTGCTTGGGCATGGGGGGACAAGCCATGAGTGGGCTCCAGCCCATGGAGCCATCCTCAGGGAGGTCTGGTGGAGGCTGGGGGCTGTCACCACTGCCCTGTGGGTACTGCATGTACCCCAGCCCCTCTGACACCCACTCCCTTGTTCCCATAGGGTCTCATGTCTGCCCTGCCAGGCCAGGAtacagctctgagcagcctgccagcccagcagtcctacctgcctgggcagcagcctCTCTACCAACAGGTGAGTGCTACCAGCCCAGGGTGTCAGGACCCAGTGGGGCATCTGTGCTAACGAAGCTGTTTCCTCTGTTCCAGGTGGCCCCAGCTGGGGGgcccccccagcagcagcccccaccAGCACCTGCCCCCGGGCAACAGCCCCCAGGCAGCGGAGAGGCCCAGCTCATCTCGTTTGACTGATTGTGGCCACAGGGCACAGGGGTCTCGGGGGTCCCGTGGGTCCAGTGTAACACTACTCTTCATCCGAAATCACTCTGTACTTCGACTACTCGTCCTGTCCCCCGGCCCCATGTCCCAGGGGCAGCGGGGCCATAGGCTCCTACTACCGGCTTTGGGGACCAAGGGGCAGGGGTGCAgccccccctgccctgcagcctgccctgcagcctgggGTAGCAGCCCCCCGGC
The genomic region above belongs to Corvus cornix cornix isolate S_Up_H32 chromosome 18, ASM73873v5, whole genome shotgun sequence and contains:
- the HGS gene encoding hepatocyte growth factor-regulated tyrosine kinase substrate isoform X2, with product MGRGGGTFERLLDKATSQLLLETDWESILQICDMIRQGDTQAKYAVNAIKKKVNDKNPHVALYALEVMESVVKNCGQTVHDEVANKQTMEELKEILKRQVETSVRSKILYLIQAWAHAFRNEPKYKVVQDTYQIMKVEGHVFPEFKESDAMFAAERAPDWVDAEECHRCRVQFGVVTRKHHCRACGQIFCGKCSSKYSTIPKFGIEKEVRVCEPCYEHLNKKTEGKAAATSELPPEYLTSPLSQQSQLPPKRDETALQEEEELQLAIALSQSEAEEKERMRQKTTYSMYPKAEPTPVTSSAPPASTLYSPPVNSSAPLAEDIDPELARYLNRNYWEKKQEEVRKSPTPSAPLSLTEPAVQPGEAHPAPLGVVEQYQNGESEENHEQFLKALQNAVTTFVNRMKSNHMRGRSITNDSAVLSLFQSINNMHPQLLELLNQLDERRLYYEGLQDKLAQIRDARGALNALREEHQEKLRRAAEEAERQRQIQLAQKLEIMRQKKQEYLEMQRQLAIQRLQEQEKERQLRLEQQKQTIQMRAQMPAFSLPYAQLQAMPAASGVIYQPSGPTSFPGTFSPAGSVEGSPMHSVYMNQAAQGGTGPYTAMPVTGTDPSMVNAYMYQPGASGGQGPQQGPAVPTTTPAYSSYQPTPTQGYQTAASQSQSIPAISQAPQSGTMGYMGSQSVSMGYQPYSMQGLMSALPGQDTALSSLPAQQSYLPGQQPLYQQVAPAGGPPQQQPPPAPAPGQQPPGSGEAQLISFD
- the HGS gene encoding hepatocyte growth factor-regulated tyrosine kinase substrate isoform X1 — encoded protein: MGRGGGTFERLLDKATSQLLLETDWESILQICDMIRQGDTQAKYAVNAIKKKVNDKNPHVALYALEVMESVVKNCGQTVHDEVANKQTMEELKEILKRQVETSVRSKILYLIQAWAHAFRNEPKYKVVQDTYQIMKVEGHVFPEFKESDAMFAAERAPDWVDAEECHRCRVQFGVVTRKHHCRACGQIFCGKCSSKYSTIPKFGIEKEVRVCEPCYEHLNKKTEGKAAATSELPPEYLTSPLSQQSQLPPKRDETALQEEEELQLAIALSQSEAEEKERMRQKTTYSMYPKAEPTPVTSSAPPASTLYSPPVNSSAPLAEDIDPELARYLNRNYWEKKQEEVRKSPTPSAPLSLTEPAVQPGEAHPAPLGVVEQQYQNGESEENHEQFLKALQNAVTTFVNRMKSNHMRGRSITNDSAVLSLFQSINNMHPQLLELLNQLDERRLYYEGLQDKLAQIRDARGALNALREEHQEKLRRAAEEAERQRQIQLAQKLEIMRQKKQEYLEMQRQLAIQRLQEQEKERQLRLEQQKQTIQMRAQMPAFSLPYAQLQAMPAASGVIYQPSGPTSFPGTFSPAGSVEGSPMHSVYMNQAAQGGTGPYTAMPVTGTDPSMVNAYMYQPGASGGQGPQQGPAVPTTTPAYSSYQPTPTQGYQTAASQSQSIPAISQAPQSGTMGYMGSQSVSMGYQPYSMQGLMSALPGQDTALSSLPAQQSYLPGQQPLYQQVAPAGGPPQQQPPPAPAPGQQPPGSGEAQLISFD